Proteins encoded by one window of Torulaspora delbrueckii CBS 1146 chromosome 2, complete genome:
- the PRM15 gene encoding phosphoribomutase PRM15 (similar to Saccharomyces cerevisiae YMR278W; ancestral locus Anc_8.840) — protein MTGRIIQSDEKEVINSVPTDLSQLVASWLSQDGNKQTRLEILNLCKAKDWLELHKRLDTRILFGTAGLRSRMEAGFSRMNTLVVLQATQGLAQHIKKQFPDALTAVVGHDHRFNSQEFALATVATFLQAGFKVIFLNDGDKFVHTPIVPFTVNEVGASVGVMITASHNPKMDNGYKVYYSNGCQIIPPHDSEIAQSIEENLTLWPKAWKWDELLKEGLDTKCLVYAGEEMIERYTKKMGQSLVDRTTISAEKEGKPWFVYTPIHGVGYDIFRQIAEETMNLINGRDYLCVKEQQLPDPSFPTVPFPNPEEKGALDMAISVADKNGISLVLANDPDADRFSAAVKDNKTGTWRQLTGNEIGALFAFYEFQKYQKKNEEYKEKHPLAMLNSTVSSQLIMKMAEIEQFHYIDTLTGFKWIGNRTLDLEAMNYYVPFGFEEAIGYMFPVMEHDKDGISAASVFLQMYRKWLVGSKKTLLTVLEDIFEKYGVFKEYNGYYSVNDPKVIKEVFDFIRNDYSETHDPYPSRIGEELKVNKFRDLTLGYQSDTVNQRPDLPVDPNSQMITAWTKVNGAKPYESVRFTIRGSGTEPKLKVYIEACSKSEERASELAQLTWRVLKREWFRPDVTGLTTTF, from the coding sequence ATGACAGGTAGGATAATCCAAAGTGATGAGAAAGAGGTAATTAATAGTGTGCCAACAGACTTGAGCCAACTGGTCGCCTCTTGGCTTTCTCAGGATGGTAATAAACAGACACGCTTGGAAATCTTGAATCTATGCAAGGCCAAAGATTGGCTTGAATTGCATAAGAGGCTCGATACTAGAATACTGTTTGGTACAGCTGGCCTTCGCTCACGGATGGAGGCTGGCTTTAGCCGCATGAACACTCTTGTCGTGTTGCAAGCCACACAGGGGCTGGCTCAACATATCAAGAAACAGTTCCCAGATGCCCTGACCGCTGTTGTTGGCCACGATCACAGATTTAATTCACAAGAGTTTGCTTTAGCTACGGTTGCAACGTTTTTGCAAGCGGGGTTCAAAGTTATATTTCTCAATGATGGGGATAAGTTCGTTCATACACCAATTGTACCTTTCACGGTGAATGAAGTTGGAGCATCTGTGGGTGTTATGATCACGGCTAGCCACAATCCAAAGATGGATAATGGCTACAAGGTTTACTATTCCAATGGGTGTCAAATCATTCCTCCTCATGACAGTGAGATCGCACAGAGTATCGAAGAAAACCTAACGTTGTGGCCAAAAGCCTGGAAGTGGGACGAACTTCTGAAAGAAGGGCTTGATACGAAATGTCTTGTATATGCTGGGGAAGAGATGATTGAAAGATAcacaaagaagatgggACAGTCTCTCGTTGACAGGACTACAATAAGTGCtgagaaagaaggaaaGCCATGGTTCGTCTATACTCCGATCCATGGCGTGGGCTACGATATATTTCGCCAGATTGCGGAGGAGACtatgaatttgataaacGGGAGAGATTATCTTTGCGTTAAGGAACAACAATTACCAGATCCCAGCTTCCCAACCGTTCCTTTCCCAAATCCAGAGGAAAAAGGAGCATTGGATATGGCGATCAGTGTTGCCGACAAAAATGGCATATCGCTAGTATTGGCTAATGACCCTGATGCAGATCGTTTCTCTGCAGCTGTCAAAGACAATAAAACCGGGACATGGAGGCAGCTGACAGGCAATGAAATCGGGGCCTTGTTTGCATTTTATGAGTTCcaaaaataccaaaagaagaatgaggAGTACAAAGAAAAGCACCCGCTTGCGATGTTGAACTCTACCGTCTCATCTCAATTGATTATGAAAATGGCAGAAATCGAGCAATTTCACTACATCGATACTTTGACTGGTTTCAAATGGATCGGAAATCGCACTCTTGATTTGGAGGCAATGAACTACTATGTACCTTTTGGTTTCGAAGAGGCCATTGGCTACATGTTTCCCGTAATGGAACATGACAAAGACGGCATCAGCGCTGCAAGTGTTTTCCTTCAGATGTACAGAAAGTGGTTGGTAGGGTCAAAAAAGACCCTGCTTACAGTGTTGGAAGAcatctttgagaaatatgGCGTGTTCAAGGAATATAACGGCTATTATTCAGTCAACGATCCTAAGGTGATCAAGGAAGTATTTGATTTCATAAGGAACGATTACTCCGAGACCCATGATCCTTACCCAAGCAGAATTGGCGAAGAGCTCAAGGTTAACAAGTTCAGAGACTTGACACTAGGTTATCAATCGGATACTGTCAATCAAAGGCCCGATCTTCCAGTGGATCCAAATTCTCAGATGATCACCGCATGGACTAAGGTGAATGGAGCGAAACCATACGAAAGCGTTAGGTTCACTATACGTGGTTCGGGTACAGAACCGAAATTAAAAGTGTATATTGAGGCCTGTTCCAAGAGCGAAGAACGAGCCAGCGAACTGGCGCAGCTTACTTGGCGAGTTCTAAAGAGAGAGTGGTTCAGACCCGATGTTACCGGACTTACTACAACATTCTAA